A region from the Mycolicibacterium litorale genome encodes:
- a CDS encoding inorganic phosphate transporter yields the protein MSSELIILVLLIATALAFDFTNGFHDTGNAMATSIATGALKPKTAVLLAGILNLVGAFLSVEVAVTVTTSVLEIQDSKTGSLLPNIDASTGLTIIFAGLIGGILWNLLTWLFGIPSSSSHALFGGLIGAGLAAIGLAGVNWAGVTQKVLIPAVAAPVIAGLVAGCGTWLVYRITRKVMRNRRESGFRWGQIATASLVALSHGTNDAQKTMGVIALALITTGHLTGNVAEDGLPFWIIASCALAIGLGTYLGGWRVIRTLGKGLVEIESPQGLAAEASSAAIILSSSAAGMALSTTHVATGSILGSGVGKPGAQVRWAVAGRMAVAWLVTLPAAGLVGALAFWLSDTVSGLTTRLVGDGLIFVILVAASFAMWWRAQQQKVDHRNVNADWDNTTNSVVPVEARQPAKDVAAV from the coding sequence GTGAGTTCCGAGTTGATCATCTTGGTGCTGCTCATCGCGACGGCACTGGCTTTCGACTTCACCAACGGTTTCCACGACACCGGGAACGCGATGGCCACGTCGATCGCCACCGGCGCGTTGAAGCCCAAGACGGCGGTGCTGCTGGCCGGCATCCTCAACCTGGTCGGCGCCTTCCTCTCGGTCGAGGTCGCCGTGACCGTGACCACCTCGGTGCTCGAGATCCAGGACAGCAAGACCGGTTCGCTGCTGCCGAACATCGACGCCTCGACCGGGCTGACCATCATCTTCGCCGGACTCATCGGCGGCATCCTGTGGAACCTGCTGACGTGGCTGTTCGGCATCCCGTCGAGCTCGTCGCACGCACTGTTCGGCGGGCTGATCGGCGCCGGACTGGCGGCCATCGGCCTGGCCGGGGTGAACTGGGCGGGCGTCACCCAGAAGGTGCTGATCCCGGCGGTCGCCGCCCCGGTGATCGCCGGTCTCGTCGCCGGCTGCGGCACCTGGCTGGTCTACCGCATCACCCGCAAGGTCATGCGCAACCGCCGCGAATCCGGTTTCCGCTGGGGACAGATCGCCACGGCGTCGCTGGTCGCGCTGTCGCACGGCACCAACGATGCGCAGAAGACCATGGGCGTCATCGCGCTGGCCCTGATCACCACCGGTCATCTGACCGGCAACGTCGCCGAGGACGGGCTGCCGTTCTGGATCATCGCCAGCTGTGCGCTGGCCATCGGCCTCGGGACCTACCTGGGCGGCTGGCGCGTCATCCGCACGCTCGGCAAGGGTCTGGTCGAGATCGAGTCGCCGCAGGGCCTGGCCGCCGAGGCGTCGTCGGCCGCGATCATTCTCAGCTCCAGCGCCGCCGGGATGGCGCTGTCCACGACGCACGTCGCGACGGGGTCGATCCTCGGCAGCGGTGTCGGCAAGCCCGGCGCGCAGGTCCGCTGGGCGGTCGCCGGCCGCATGGCCGTGGCCTGGCTGGTGACGCTGCCCGCCGCCGGCCTGGTCGGCGCGCTGGCCTTCTGGCTCTCCGACACGGTGTCCGGGCTGACCACCCGGCTCGTCGGTGACGGGTTGATCTTCGTCATCCTCGTCGCCGCCTCGTTCGCCATGTGGTGGCGGGCCCAGCAGCAGAAGGTCGACCACCGCAACGTCAACGCCGACTGGGACAACACCACAAACTCGGTGGTGCCCGTCGAGGCCCGCCAGCCCGCCAAAGACGTCGCCGCCGTCTGA
- a CDS encoding DUF3349 domain-containing protein: MTDNAGVMDKVLCWLREGYPQGVPPKDYFPLLALLKRSLTEEEVVRAAQSILRSTDSDTVTEDEIRAAVHEVIAKEPNPEEIHQVAARLASVGWPLAAPVR; this comes from the coding sequence ATGACTGACAACGCCGGCGTCATGGACAAGGTGCTGTGCTGGTTGCGCGAGGGCTATCCGCAGGGCGTCCCGCCGAAGGACTACTTCCCGCTGCTGGCGCTGCTGAAGCGGTCGCTCACCGAGGAGGAAGTGGTCCGCGCCGCGCAGTCCATCCTGCGCTCGACCGACTCCGACACCGTCACCGAGGATGAGATCCGCGCCGCGGTGCACGAGGTGATCGCCAAGGAACCCAACCCCGAAGAGATCCATCAGGTCGCCGCCCGGCTGGCGTCGGTCGGCTGGCCGCTGGCCGCGCCCGTGCGCTGA
- a CDS encoding VOC family protein, whose product MEILASRMLLRPADYDRSLRFYRDGIGLAIAREYGGGTVFYAGQSLIELAAHGGPDAGGTLWLQVRDLHAVQDELRGRGVEIAREARQEPWGLHEMHVTDPDGVTLIFVQVPDDHPLRRDTRG is encoded by the coding sequence ATGGAGATCCTGGCCAGCCGGATGCTGCTGCGGCCCGCGGACTATGACCGGTCGCTGCGGTTCTACCGGGACGGGATCGGACTGGCGATCGCACGTGAGTACGGCGGCGGCACGGTGTTCTACGCCGGCCAGTCGCTGATCGAGTTGGCCGCCCACGGCGGCCCCGACGCGGGCGGCACCCTGTGGCTGCAGGTGCGCGACCTCCACGCCGTGCAGGACGAACTACGCGGGCGCGGCGTCGAGATCGCCAGGGAGGCCAGACAGGAGCCGTGGGGGCTGCACGAGATGCATGTGACCGATCCCGACGGCGTCACGCTGATCTTCGTGCAGGTGCCCGACGACCATCCGCTGCGCCGCGACACCCGCGGCTGA
- a CDS encoding SDR family oxidoreductase, producing the protein MSKNPLRRLSDSLMLTSMRPSMAEQYLQPRASIDLTGKRILLTGASSGIGEAAAEKFARRGATVVAVARRQDLLDALVERITAAGGDATARACDLSDLDAVDALVADVEAQLGGVDILINNAGKSIRRPLAESLDRWHDVERTMTLNYYSPLRLIRGLAPGMIERGDGHIVNVATWGVFSEASPLFGVYVASKAALSAVSRVIETEWAEKGVHSTTLYYPLVKTPMIAPTRAYDGVPGLSADEAADWMIDAARTRPVRIAPRMAVTARAVDSLAPTWFNAIVKRQQVQPGA; encoded by the coding sequence GTGAGTAAGAACCCGTTGCGCCGCCTGTCCGACAGCCTGATGCTGACCAGCATGCGGCCCTCGATGGCCGAGCAGTACCTGCAGCCGCGCGCCTCGATCGACCTCACGGGCAAACGGATCCTGCTGACCGGCGCCTCCTCCGGAATCGGTGAGGCCGCCGCGGAGAAGTTCGCCCGCCGGGGTGCCACCGTGGTCGCGGTCGCGCGGCGTCAGGACCTGCTCGACGCACTCGTCGAACGGATCACCGCCGCGGGGGGCGACGCCACGGCGCGGGCCTGCGACCTGTCCGACCTCGATGCCGTCGACGCGCTGGTGGCCGACGTAGAAGCACAGCTCGGCGGCGTCGACATCCTGATCAACAACGCGGGCAAGTCGATTCGCCGCCCACTGGCCGAATCGCTGGACCGCTGGCACGACGTCGAGCGCACGATGACGCTGAACTACTACTCCCCCCTGCGGCTGATCCGCGGACTCGCACCGGGCATGATCGAACGCGGTGACGGCCACATCGTCAACGTCGCGACGTGGGGTGTGTTCAGCGAGGCCTCACCGCTGTTCGGCGTCTACGTCGCCTCGAAGGCGGCACTGTCGGCGGTCAGCCGCGTCATCGAGACCGAATGGGCCGAGAAGGGCGTGCACTCCACCACGCTGTACTACCCGCTGGTGAAGACGCCGATGATCGCGCCGACGCGGGCCTACGACGGGGTGCCGGGGCTCAGCGCCGACGAGGCGGCGGACTGGATGATCGACGCGGCGCGCACGCGACCGGTGCGGATCGCCCCGCGGATGGCTGTCACCGCAAGGGCCGTCGACTCGCTGGCCCCGACCTGGTTCAACGCCATCGTGAAACGCCAGCAGGTGCAGCCGGGAGCCTGA
- a CDS encoding TetR/AcrR family transcriptional regulator codes for MALADAVETLLKGDTVTGDATDERILQVAVERFTRFGIARTSADDVARAARVNRTTLYRRIGTKDQLVIAAMAYEVHRMRAEVVRESEAIGDSVERLLHGFVAALQALRHNRWIQQLIRDGEIEFLLDDTHTLFHAGAAMVAERIRQCWNEIGYTGGGDADVIAAVVARLIQSLVTMPDAPPVLSTTEDIRAFADVYVRALIFSTG; via the coding sequence ATGGCGCTCGCCGACGCGGTCGAAACCCTGCTCAAGGGCGACACGGTCACGGGCGACGCGACCGACGAGCGGATCCTGCAGGTGGCGGTCGAACGGTTCACCCGTTTCGGGATCGCGCGCACCAGCGCCGACGACGTGGCGCGCGCGGCCCGCGTCAACCGCACGACGCTGTATCGCCGGATCGGCACCAAGGACCAGCTCGTGATCGCCGCGATGGCCTACGAGGTGCATCGGATGCGCGCCGAGGTGGTGCGCGAGTCGGAGGCGATCGGCGACAGCGTGGAACGTCTGCTCCACGGTTTCGTCGCCGCGCTGCAGGCGCTGCGGCACAACCGGTGGATCCAGCAGCTGATCCGTGACGGCGAGATCGAGTTCCTGCTCGATGACACCCACACGTTGTTCCACGCTGGAGCGGCGATGGTGGCCGAACGAATCCGTCAGTGCTGGAACGAGATCGGCTACACCGGCGGCGGGGACGCCGACGTCATCGCCGCCGTCGTTGCCCGCCTCATCCAGTCGCTGGTGACGATGCCGGACGCCCCGCCGGTGCTGTCGACCACCGAGGACATCCGGGCCTTCGCCGACGTCTACGTCCGGGCGTTGATCTTCTCGACCGGTTGA